A window of the Eubalaena glacialis isolate mEubGla1 chromosome 9, mEubGla1.1.hap2.+ XY, whole genome shotgun sequence genome harbors these coding sequences:
- the LOC133098100 gene encoding LOW QUALITY PROTEIN: heat shock protein 75 kDa, mitochondrial-like (The sequence of the model RefSeq protein was modified relative to this genomic sequence to represent the inferred CDS: substituted 1 base at 1 genomic stop codon), which yields MGLCTSVDSLENFGRTKTKEAVFADTARQLWTLLLWGCRLRAAALAAARGGQPVLCPWRPPAQFWSPRQSLASSSHDGRPFSSQATEERKEEPPHSLSSSSETVQGSVSKHELQSETKKLLDIVARSLYSEKEVFIRELISNASDALEKLCHKLVSEGQTLPEMEIHLQTDAEKDTITIQDTGIGMTQEELVSNLGTIARSGWKAFLDAPQSQAGASSKIIGQFGVGFYSAFMVAARVEVYSRSVDAGSPGYRXLSEGSGVFEIAEASGVRTGTKIIIHLTVDSREFTSEAQVGDVVTKYSNFVSFPLYLNGRRINTLQAIWLMDPKNVGESQHEEFYRYIAQAHDKPRYSLHYKTDAPLNIRSILYAPETKPTTSEVSRELGSSISLYSRQVLIQTKMGAAWHFLRMRQLAEPPEERAQLLQPTLEIHPRHTLIKKLNQLRDSEPDLAQLLVDQIYENAMITAGLNDDPGPMVSRLNHLIVKALDRH from the exons ATGGGCCTATGCACCAGCGTGGACAGTCTGGAGAACTTTGGCAGgaccaaaacaaaggaggcagtG tttgcaGACACGGCTCGCCAGCTGTGGACACTGCTGCTATGGGGCTGCCGGCTGCGGGCCGCGGCACTGGCGGCGGCCCGGGGAGGACAACCAGTTCTGTGTCCTTGGAGGCCCCCAGCCCAGTTCTGGAGTCCCAGGCAAAGCCTGGCTTCAAGCTCCCATGATGGACGGCCGTTCAGCTCCCAGGCTACTGAGGAGCGTAAGGAGGAGCCTCCGCACTCCCTCAGCAGCAGCTCGGAGACCGTGCAGGGTTCTGTTTCCAAACATGAGCTCCAGTCTGAGACAAAGAAGCTTCTGGACATCGTTGCCCGTTCCTTGTACTCAGAAAAAGAGGTGTTTATACGGGAGCTGATCTCCAACGCTAGCGACGCCTTGGAAAAGCTGTGTCATAAGCTGGTGTCTGAAGGCCAGACGCTGCCAGAAATGGAGATTCACTTGCAGACTGACGCCGAGAAAGACACCATCACGATCCAGGACACTGGCATCGGGATGACACAGGAGGAGCTGGTGTCCAACCTGGGAACGATTGCCAGGTCGGGGTGGAAGGCCTTTCTGGACGCGCCTCAGAGCCAGGCGGGGGCCAGCAGCAAGATCATCGGCCAGTTCGGAGTGGGTTTCTACTCGGCCTTCATGGTGGCTGCCAGAGTCGAGGTCTATTCTCGCTCGGTGGACGCGGGCAGCCCTGGGTACCGGTAGCTTTCAGAGGGCTCTGGGGTGTTTGAAATCGCCGAAGCCTCAGGAGTAAGAACCGGGACCAAAATCATCATCCACCTCACGGTAGACAGCAGAGAGTTCACCAGCGAAGCTCAGGTTGGAGATGTGGTGACAAAGTACAGCAACTTTGTCAGCTTCCCCTTGTACCTGAACGGAAGGCGCATTAATACCCTGCAGGCCATCTGGCTGATGGACCCCAAGAATGTGGGCGAGTCGCAGCACGAGGAATTCTACCGCTACATCGCTCAGGCCCATGACAAGCCCCGCTACTCCCTGCACTACAAGACGGACGCACCTCTCAACATCCGCAGCATCCTCTACGCGCCAGAAACGAAACCAACCACGTCTGAAGTGAGCCGGGAGCTGGGCTCCAGTATCTCGCTGTACAGCCGCCAGGTCCTCATCCAGACCAAGATGGGGGCCGCCTGGCACTTCCTGCGCATGCGGCAGCTGGCCGAGCCCCCGGAGGAGCGCGCTCAGCTGCTGCAGCCCACGCTGGAGATCCACCCCAGGCACACGCTCATCAAGAAGCTCAATCAGCTGAGAGACAGCGAGCCTGACCTGGCCCAGCTGCTGGTGGATCAGATCTACGAGAACGCCATGATCACAGCGGGGCTCAACGATGACCCGGGACCCATGGTGAGCCGCCTGAACCACCTGATTGTCAAGGCCCTGGACCGACACTGA